GAGGAGTCTGAGGAAAAGAAGGAGATTGTGGAGTTacctccctttgaaattgtgacCGGGTAAGATGAATAATTCTTCTTTGCAACAGGTGCAGAAGAATCGTATTGATTCATCATTAGCCAAAAGAAAACCTGTTCCATTCAAGTGTACTGACGAAAGATCCATTTAGGTctgttcattttatttcattaacTAATGAATATCAAAAGAGACAGGACCTTAAGGAATAAACCAGTTCCACTttagtggtggggagggggagaggaggaggagttaCATTGTACTCTGCTAATTAATAACACACAATCTTGCTCTGAGACACGGGCACAAGTTGCAGATAGTAACATCAGGAGAGCATTTGGTAACCCGGAGAGTCACCGAACACTTGCAATGCTGATGAAACCTCTAGGAAAATCAAgtggaaggagcaggagagaagagTTCAATATTTAAACTTATACGGAACTTGGATTTATAAGTATTAATCCTGAGAAGTTCCATTTTACTGTACTCAGGAGACAATGTCCCATGATCAAACTTGCCATTGTACTAGACGCTCAATTATTTGCTGATTTTTATCAGATTCTAGTGGACCTCAGATAGGCCAGCAGGGATTACCCAAATTGTGGGCTCTCAGGGGCAGATTTTCTGTTCTCACCTCTAATTATTCACAGGTGAGGGATGGGAAAGCCTGGGTTAAATTCTCTCTATAACTTATTCTGTAACTCCATTAGGATCACTACATGACTCTCTTATCAACTTTTGAACTGGGTGCAGCTCCACTAAGCCCAGAATCCTGATCTTCAACCTGGGATGGGagttgggggggagagagctcCAAGATGAACAACCTCCTGCTTGCCAGGATATCCCTGCCAGAAGGGGCAGATCGAGTACAAAACCCACTCGTTTTCCTGATTCTGTCCCCTGCAAACTTAGAAAATCTAAGTCTTCTCTCTGAGAGCAGCAGTACCTTCAAGAGTTCAGACAGCAGCAGCTAGCCCATACCTTGACTATTACAGCCTTCTCTGTTGATGTTTTTCCAAGGTCTACTTTTTGTTCTGAGATATCGTCAGATATTTAATATCCAttgatttacatttttatttttctcaaaCGGCTTTCTCAGCTGTCCATGCTAACAAGCCACAAATACACGTTCTTACCATCTACATCAGTGCTTCTGAATTCTGCCCTGGAGACATGCTTGACCAGTTGGGTCTTCAGGattatcacaatgaatatgcgtgcactgtttccagtgtatgcaaatctctctcatgcatatttgttgtggtaatcctgaaaatctaGCTATGTAGATATAGAGAGTCCACAAGCAATAATCTATATGATGGGATCATGAGCTCTTGCAGTTCTCTTACCACCTTCCCCTCACAGCTGATCGGACAGACTGAATAGAGCTCTGTATGATCAGAGTAACAGTAGAGGATGGCGGGAAAAAAAGACCAATGGGCTCATCCAGTGTGCTATGCATGAACCCCCAGCTAAATTCCTTGTCGGATATTACTCATCTATAAATAGGATTTTTTCTTCCTTACTTGCTATCTTCCAGGATAGCTGAACATACATGAACTCATACTTAAtccaaaattactactacttctacttatcatttctatagtgctactagacgtatgcagcgctgtacacttgaacatgaagagacagtccctgctcgaaacagCTTACCATCTAATCAGGCCatacaaacaggataaataagggataagggaattactaaggtgggaatgatataaCAGATTATGGGTACTGTAcgagtgaataggggttaggagttaaaagcagcatcaaaaaggtggcttttatcctagatttgaagatggccagagatggagcttgacatagtggctcaggaagtctattccagacatatggtgcagtaagataaaaggaacaaagtctggagttggcagtggagtagaagagtacagataagagagatttacccaatgaatggagttcctggggaggagtgtagggagaggagaggttttgaggagctgcagagtgaatgcacttgtaagacaataagaggagtttgaactgtatgcctTCTACCTCATGTCTTTACTGTCACCaattgcctcaccagtttgctgcATTTCTTTcaaggtatgaataaacatgtggataaaggtgagccggttgattttcagaaagcttttgataaagctcctcatgagagactcctgagaaagagtcatgggatagaaggttctggtgtgcattaggaattggttattggacagaaaacagagggtagggttaaatggtcatttgtcTCAATgcaggaaggtgaacagtggagtgccacagggatctgtattgggactggtgctgtttaacatatttataaatgataaggaaatcagaatggcaagtgaggtgatcaaatttgcagatgatacaaaactattcaaggttgttaaaacacgtgcggattgtgaaatattgcaagaagaccttaggaaattggtagagtgggcatccaaatggcagatgaaatttaatgtggacaaatgcaaggtgatgaacgttggaaagaataatccgaatcatagttacctgatgctagggtccactttgggggtcagcactcaagaaaaagttctaggtgttgttgtagataatatgctgaaatcttctgctcagtgtgtggtggtggccaaaaaaagcaaacagggtgatagaaattattaggaaagggatggtaaataagaccgaaaatgctgtaatgcctttgtattgctcaacAAGGCATTACAGCAaacaagatatagcggaattataaaagattcaaagaagatgaccaaaatgataaaggggatagaacggctaaagaggttagggctcttcagcttgggaaagagacagatgaggggagacaagattgaggtctacaaaatcctgagtggtgtagaacgagtagaagtaaatctttttactcgttccaaaagtacaaagactaggcgacactcgaggaagttacatggaaacacttttaaaacaaataggaggaaatatttttccactcaacgaatagttaagttctggaattctttgctggaggatgtggtaacagcggtttaaaaaaggtttggacaaattcctggaggaaaaatccatagtctattattgagacagacatggggaagcaactgcttgccccaggatcggtagcatggaatgttacagctaatttggtttctgctaggtacttgtgacctggcatggccactgcttggaaaacaggatactgggctagatgaaccattgggctgacccagtatgtctacttttatgttcttgtatacagtcacaaaaaagagggaaaacagcatacaaaagcaaccaaacaaacaaagtaaacactgggccttcaggaatgagaaaaatgcaatcctttatttatgatgaatacccgacacgggtATAAATAGAACGCCTTCAGCCGCATAAACCGCAAAAAAGCTTTTTTGCGGTTTATGCGGCTGAAGGCGTTCTATTTATGAGCTGTTCAAACATCGGGgaatataacctgattgtttatcatctttatctactagctaattagctgacctagaagagctttttgacccctgatgcaggcgtctgtacgccgaaacacggcccgtgtcgggtattcatcataaataaaggattgcatttttctcattcctgaaggcccagtgtttactttgtctgtttgtttggttacttttatgttcttatcagaCTCCTTATAAGGCTTTCAAGCTGCCTCTTAATCCTAGGTCAGTTTCCAATCATTTCCTTTACTCATTAAGACGTCTGACCTTTGCTTATTGCCCTGTGAGATGCTGAATTATCAACTAGAACAGTATGGTCTGGTTCTGTCCTTCTAAACTTCCTCCACACATATACATACTCCCACTCTCTCGTCCATGATATATCACAATCTATGGTCCCTACCTCAGACTATACCCTACTGTCCTATCTGCCCTATATCCCCCTCAGTATACACTGCATTATCTTCACTGGCTttaaaaagaaatttccaatcaTGTCAAGATATCGCTTATCTGTGCATTTTATTTTACACCTTATGAACTCCAGGAGGCAGTGCTCTTTAGAACAATACATTGAGAGGTGAGAATTAGCAATGAATCTGAGAGAGAAAGATCATCTCCAACATGCTCTGGGGCCTAGGAGATTTAATTATGTCAAGATATGCACAAAGTTAACCCATTTGGGAAACATTACTCCCAAAACACCCAAATCACAGTATATCACATTGTACCCCTTTCTATAGGGAAATGGATGGCTCAGGCTTAACAGTATACATAACCTGACATCTCTGGGGCTAATTGGTTCAAGGATATAAAGTCTGTCATCTCTTGGATTGCATAGCTCAGATGATGGGTACAAGAATGTACAGTATGTTACCTCTAATACTGGATGGATGCAGGGATACAGAGTCTgctacctctaggactggagaagTCCAGGAATGGAGTCCTTCACCTCTCAAAATTAATGGCTCAAGGAATGAGCACAGAGTACATACACTTCAGGACCAGATGGCTAGGGGATGGACAAAGGGCTACACAGTGGCTCAAGGTATGGTGTAAGGTCTCCatcaccgggagactcttggaaaagtcttcTGCACCGGGAGACActtgagtccctcggccctttagctgagctgtgtgctgtaatccactgctaaagagcacatggcaatccacaaggtcagatcattatactttattgtaatccctttgtgtcaactgctcctccaaagatagttcccaccacagcatttctcaagaagcatagcagttcaacagcatagtattcaaaacaacataacccccaccccccaaaggttccaaaatctcagcagttcatataaagcagttatgcaaagcaattcttcaaagtagctcaaaaagggctcagactcccagcagttcatgaatagcaggtatgcaaagtaaatctccaaacacggtagctccagaaagggttcaaaccctccctAGCAGTTCATATCAGtagttaggcaaaacaattctTCAAatacagttcagaaagggttcaaactcccagcagttcatgtatagcagttatgcccaaaaccaccactcctcctctctccctttcaaaagaaatcaacctagggagagtggcaagggtccctccccaaccaggctagcattataccctgaccaccacccacatgacccttccgtggtaaacctgttctctcagctcccctcgtgggatagccaccttttccctccttctaccaggctctcctcccgagcagccctctcctgtttcacctccgttccttccagtttagtcagagcagcaatctccatcggctccccTTGCTCAAGTTCTTCTCcctgccagtccataggttcctccccacaacCATTGCTCAGCTgttctccatttgcttgattgggcaggtccagaactccttccctcatcctggctctctgggacaggtttttccaacacccttctcttgcccttctcctgacctcctctgggagCTGTTGGGGATGGacgtccctgtttctaccatgggacctactcaggggctgctgggaattgtagtcttttccttttctccaatcccccagggggagactccttcctttctctacctagtctccctccctctcgagcctcctcattcctccatgtgccttcattctccctctcaccctcatattcctcacaatgGGTACAGGCCCACAAAGCTTATCACCTCTAGGAATGGATGCTTGTATAAGGGAAGTTCCCAATTCTGTTGCTTGTTCAGTAGGTAAATGGAATGAGTGATAATCTTTGTTTCTAGACTCACTTGTAAGTTCTATTTCAATAAACTCTtcatccttctctctctctctctctatagggACCGACTGCCATCCTTCTTCTTCAACTTCCAGTTCAAGAATGTGGAGTATAGCTCAGGGAGGAACAAAACATTTCTATGCTTTATAGTAGAGATGCAGGGGAAGGAGTCAAGCACCTTTCGTGGATACCTAGAAGATGAACATGCTTCTGCCCATGCAGAGGATGCCTTCTTCAACAATTTTCTGCCCACTTGCACGTCCAGCATGAAGTACCAGATCACATGGTATATGTCATCTAGTCCATGTGTGGCGTGTGCAGATCGCATTGTGGAGGTGCTGCGCAAGAACAAGAACCTGAAGCTGGCACTGCTGGTGGCTCGTATCTTTATGTGGGAGGAGCCTGAGATCCAGACTGCACTGCAACGCATGAAGACAGCTGGCTGCAAGATCAACATAATGCGGCCACAGGATTTTGAATTCGTATGGAAGAATTTTGTGGAACCGGAGGAGGGGCAGACCTTCACTCCTTGGGAGGACATTCAAGAGAACTTCCAATACTATCAGGAAAAGCTGGCAGAAATCCTGCACTGATGGTGAGAGAAGGTACTGCAGGTATCTGGAGTGTGCCACTATCCCCATGTCACTGGCTCTACATTAATCTTTATTCATTGTCATCTCTTTAATATTCTACAAATGGAAGATTCCCTATTTGTTATGtaatttaagtaaaaaaaaaaaaggtggtgtTAGCATTGAgcctagcaggggcgtagccagacacccaatttttggtggctgcgagcagcaactaatacacactgctcatgttggccccacagccttcccactgatgcaacttcctatttccacataggcaggaatacatcagagggaaggctgtggggccggtgcgagcagtatgcatcagtcgctgcttgctacaggtgaagatctgctatttacagggtatgcaggaggaacaattgttgggagttttcagctggtggggcatcataggtgtgttgctactgggtgggcctgaacccaaagtgggtgggcatgggcccactcgggcccacccttggctacgccactggagcctAGAGGACCTGTGCCCCAAATCTCCTTCAAAAAGCCCCAAATCTCAGCCACTACAGCTACCATTTCCCCTCCCTAGAGTTGTGGCATGAGAAAAATGGGCAGCTAGCTGAAGACCTGCAGAGTGTGGCCTGAAGCCTTTCTCTGGTTATCAACCGCACTGTCTGCTATGCAGCTGGCAGTGACTAAGAGGGAGAGAACATATGTGGGTTGAGTGACAGGGAGATTATAGAGGTGAGTGTAGAGGAAATACAGatacaggacaagtaagaggatggGGATGAAGACAGGATCTTTGGATCCATGCCCTGGAACCTAATGCATCATTACAGTAGCTAGTTGTTTCGTTGATAAAAATGATTCCAGATGGGCTGGCCCAGTGCTCTGTGGGATAGTACTGCACACTACCTTGCAGGATTTGGGGATTTGATTCCCAGGCCAGTCATATGCCTCCTACCCTCCCAGGATGTAGAAGAGGCAGCATTCACACACCCTGGATAGGAGGAGAAGGAATGGCCCTCACTCACTTTTAACATTAGCCAAGTTCCACAGGAAATTGTGGTTTTGGACCTCTGGGCAGAGGGGGAGAATATAAAAATAGTGGAACAAACaccaagggtcaaaaatttacatcaggagtggatgctgttcaaaaacaccatcctggaagcccaggccaaatatattccgcgtattaaaaaaggaggacggaagaccaaacgacagccggcatggttaaaaagtgaggtgaaggaactaTTAGagcttattaggaaaggaatggaaaacaaaaatgaggatgttataatgcctttgtatcactccatggtgcgaccgcacctcgaatattgtgttcaattctggtcgccgcatctcaaaacagatatagtggaattagaaaaggtgcagaaaagggtgacgaaaatgataaaggggatgggacaactttcctatgaggaaaggctaaagcggctagggctcttcagcttggagaaaaggcggctgaggggagatatgatagaggtctataaaataatgagtggagttgaacgggtagatgtgaagcgtctgtttacgctttccaaaaatactaggactagggggcatgcgataaagctacaatgtagtaaatttaaaatgaaatggagaaaatctttcttcactcaacgtgtaattaaactctggaattcattgccagagaatgtggtaaaagaggttagcttagcggagtttaaaaaaggtttggacagcttcctaaaggaaaagtccatagaccattattaaatgaacttggggaaaatccactatttctgggataagcagtataaaatgttttgtacttttttgggatattgccaggtatttgtgacctggattggccactgttggaaaaaggatgctgggcttcatggacctttggtctttcccagtatggcaatacttatgtacttatgtaagtagcTGAGAATGAAGGCTCAGGACACCACAGCATAAGAGGCCAGTTCTGACAGAACTAAAAACCCAAAAATGCAGGAGGATGTTGTCAGGCAAAAaagagaggggtgggggaccgCTACATAGATTCTGGTAGACCAGAACCAGGTGGAGCTTTCACACCATAGGGCATGTCATACACTTGACCATTCCCAGACAGCTCTGACAGAATAGGGTGGGGGTTGCTCAATCAACCCTTTGAAGAGAGCTCTGATGGCACAGGGAAAGGGGGCATCAACCAACCCTTCCCAGAGAGctctgactgggggggggggggggggcatttaacCAACTCTCACCAGAGAGCATTCACACCCCTCAACATACATTTCCCAGGaaggctctcctctctcccctgccctcccttccatgtccagcgaaacttccctcccctctgccctgtcctcccctccgtgtcccgtgattctggcctcacctccatgtccagcaattctcctctgccctgccctcccatccatggccagtgactctgtccttcctgctgccctgcctttaagccgttcatcttacctcaggtcgcagcgcctccagccttcccttgcctcccctctcagtgtcccgccctcctctgacaatttcatctttccgcgagggcgggacactgagaaggaagggaacgctggagacgagctgacgtcagcatgctgtcccgaacccagccatccagggaagcagagttacTAATTATTATATAGATAGGCTTACGGCACTTAGGCAGAAAGATAATACAGTAGTGCTTCTGTGTGTCTCAGGGTCTGCCCGATGTCTGATTCTGTGTATGTTTCTCTCAGTGAGAGTGCTGCAGGTAGAAGGGGTGTGTGGATGTGTGTCTaaaggtgtgtgtgtatgtctgtctgtttttctctttgtccctatctgggtttaaataacTGAATTGTTTTCCCACGCACCGGTCTTTAGCTGACATTCTCTGAATAGGCCAAGAACCCTCAGTTAGGCTAACTTTCAGGGGTTAGGACCTTGCACAGCATAAGATAATGCTGACAATGACATGCTGCCTGCTATGGAGattctctttctccctttcttgccTCCTCACTGCCCATGGACCACTGTGGTACAGGAGGGCCCGACTGCCATAACCCCTGGGAATTTAAAGACCCCTGGGCCAAACCAACTAACCCAGACTGCCTAGGCTTACCACATTTACCATCTGCTGGatactgagaaatactggctgatTGATCACTGCCCAGGACAGTTATAGGTTTGTTCAGAATTTCGcagtctccatctgctagtaGAAGAATCTGAACCGGTCTGGAAGGATCCTATGGAAGCACCATCTGCAGAATCTCTACTTCACCTTTCTAATTTCTTGCAACACCACTGCAAAGCCATCCTCTTGATCCATTATCAGCTTCTTACTCCTCTTTGTATGCCTCCACCAACACCTCTATTTCTATAGGCTCCATTTCCTCCTCTAAAGCCTACTTTCCTGCCTTCTCTGCTGCTTATGCTCTGAACTTGGAAGcctatatttcttttattttcgaTGTATGCTCTTTCACAGCTTCAGCAACTTCAATAGTGCTAAGGGGTCCCCTTTTTCCAGGCACTACTGGGTGATATATGGGAGATGCAACAAGTGGTTCGAAGAAGCTCTTCTTATCTGTGTctgaatgggggggagggggcttctcaACCTATTATTCCCAAAGAGAGAGCTGACACATGATTTGGGGGAGGGCTTCACTCTACCCTTTCCAACAAGCTATGACAACACAGGAGATGCTCATCCAACCCTTCCTACAGAGCTCCAACAGAACAGAGGGGGACACTGGCCCAACTCTTCTGACAGCACAAGGAAAGTCGCATATGCGAAGCTTACTGGAGAGTTGCAACCATTAAAGCAGAGCTTAAACAAGAAATTAAAAAGGACAGAAGAAATCAAGGTTTACACTgaggagaagagaagggaaaCATGAGAGGAAATGAAAAATGAGGTATGGGGAGGGGAGTGTGCACAAAATGCTAATTTTAAGAATATTGCCAACATCCTGCAAAGCTTTAGTATaaatttttcaatattttctgTGGAATTTTTGCCATTCCAGAAATTGCAGGAAATTAAGTCTGTGGGCAAATGATATACTGTGTCAGATTGCCAGCCACATACTTATGCTATCCAAAAAAAcctaggccagtgatgggcaaccttttgagcttggtgtgtcaaaattcaccaaaaaaccgagcataactcgggtggtgtgtcacttcaagaaaaatcactgctactaggactgcCCCCGGGCCCctcctacccgagatcgctgcccacccgaggtcaccgggccccccctccacccgctaccgggcccggaactaaccttaaagcctcctttcacgtcgcagcaagcagcagcagggcagacctctcctccttccttctgtgctccgccctcgcggacgttacgtcaggcgaggtcaggacacggaaggaaggcgtggcctgccctgctgctgcgacgtgaaaggaggctttaaggttagtttccgggagcgaggagggagggcggaccacactgcggcagcGCCGCGTgccatcgaaaatggctacgcgtgtcagtgctgacacgcgtgtcataggttcgccatcagggaccTAGGCTAAATGTTCCAtttcaaaaatacatttataaacaACCTTGTAAAGTGCTCCTTGGAAATGTGGTAAGATTTGTGGTAATGAATAAGTGATTAACTCTGCCTCTGTCCTGCATAATAGCGCTGTACTATAATcatactttctctctctctctctctctccctccctaggCTGGGATAGCACTGGATCTGCCACCACAGACTCAGGCTCCTGGAAAATATCTCATCAGACTTTGAGCCTGTCTGTCAGGTCTGACAAGAGGCAGGGTCTATCCTCCACATGCTAAAAGCATACTCAAGTAACTGTCTTTCAGAGTGGCCTGAACTGCGGGAGCTCGCATGCAACATGGAGCTGTGGTGGGCCAAATGGCCAACGGCCTCCAACATCTCTTTCATGGCACATTGCAGTAGTTTGTTTTCTAATTAAATGAATAATTAGCAGCTCAGTAGTTAAAAGTATCAAGTGCATAGTATGTAAAGTTAGAAGTATAGTCTGATTCCTGAGATTGTTTTGCTGGCACTGTGGGAAGAAACACCACAGTCTCA
The sequence above is a segment of the Microcaecilia unicolor chromosome 12, aMicUni1.1, whole genome shotgun sequence genome. Coding sequences within it:
- the APOBEC2 gene encoding C->U-editing enzyme APOBEC-2, with product MAETQDQSKPPEDEESPENQTEESEESEEKKEIVELPPFEIVTGDRLPSFFFNFQFKNVEYSSGRNKTFLCFIVEMQGKESSTFRGYLEDEHASAHAEDAFFNNFLPTCTSSMKYQITWYMSSSPCVACADRIVEVLRKNKNLKLALLVARIFMWEEPEIQTALQRMKTAGCKINIMRPQDFEFVWKNFVEPEEGQTFTPWEDIQENFQYYQEKLAEILH